DNA sequence from the Falco biarmicus isolate bFalBia1 chromosome 5, bFalBia1.pri, whole genome shotgun sequence genome:
GGCAGACTCTCAGTCCATGTTGCGCACAATACTCCGGGGATACAGTCGATACTTGTGCCGCACTTGGGTTGGGACAAAACACCTGGCAGAACCGGGGCTGCCTTTTCAAGCTGCCTGTATGGTGCCAGTACACCTTGGGCGCACAGCAGCCTCCTCCGTGATACCCACACAGGGCATGCCCAGCTATTTGGTCGTTTGTCAAAAGATCCGGGATAAACAACTTTCACTTGCTTGGCCCTCCCTGCTTTCAGGAGGGAATTTTGGCAGGACTATGCACACCCTCAAAAACATCCCAAACTAGCTCTGCTGCCATGAGATCCCGCAAAAAGAGGGTCATAATAGCACTGGTCATGCAGcacctgctctgcagcattCACCCTGCTCTGGTCACCCACCAAGGCGCTGCTGATGGCGAAGCGCAGGGGAAACGCTACAGGTTTAATCCAAAATCCTTCCGGGGAAAGCTTTAGCCGACTGGAATGGACCACATAGGCAATCAAGGCCAGGACCAGGACAGTCCCCTCAGGAGCTAATTTGGGGATCTTTGCATAGGAGCACACACTTCATTTCTTGCAGGAAGCTTGCCATGCTGTTTTATACAAATACTCGAGCCTCCCACTGCAGTGGTGTTTGTACAGCGCTTTATGGGGTATCAAAGAGCAAGGGTGATGTCCTGAACAAACAGGATTATCCACTTGACAGGACACAAACACGGATACCAGAATTGAAGCCTATAGTTTAGGCAAAGATCTGTGGTGCCATGCACCCAATCACATCGCAAAGGGCCtcttttgaatttaaaaacttttgtaaatcaaacaaaagaaaagcctcagatattttaaaaattcaggtAGATGCACTGCCCTTGGGAAGATGGAGGATTTTACTGCAGGATATAAACTGTTGCCTAATTCTTCCCTCCGAGATGCTAAAACACATCTTGTTGCACTGTTCGTGCCTCGATTACCTACATGCATTTTCCGCTTCCCAGCGGAGAgtgattttcttcctccttgcagACATGAACACTATATTCTTTATTAcccaaatatttatgttttttcagattttatccCAGTGCTCGGCTGATGCCCCTTGTTTGGAACTGAAGATGATGCCTCTCTGCTGGCAGTAGAAGGGAGCGATGGTGCGGGTTTGTGGGGGGTCCTGGGGCAGCCCAGCAGGAGGGAGAGCCCTGCAACCACCAGCACTGAGAGGTGTGGAGGCATGTGTTCCCCCTGGCAGGCCcccactggaaaaaataaataatcaggaCTCctacaaatatgaaaataaaaaaaatccactttctGTGCTTATGGGtgattttaaatgaagtaaaagaGAGTGAGTAACCAAAGAATGAAATCTTAAAGTTGCCTTAATGAAGGGGCTTTGAtattctgtaaaaatactgCCCAAGAGGCAGAGTTAAAAGCTAGATTTAAAAAGTAGCCTTGGtccaaattaagaaaaaggaaggcaaagggAAGAGTTGGGAagcggcagccccagccccgttCTTGGTCCTGACTCCAGCGCTGCAGGTGCCACCTCAGTGGTTTCTAGCACATGAACGAGCAAAAACCTGACACTGGGCACACAAAAGCTGCTTCACAAAACCACCTCTGAGTCAGGAAAGAGCAGGTGCAATGCTTAAACCAGCCTCTGTAGATCATAAACATACGATGATTCATACCGTGAGCGTGATCTTTCCTGAATAACAAGACGCAATTCTTCACATCACGTGGGACCGTGTGATAACCATAAAATTGATGTGACCCACTGCATCACACATCGTTAAGTGGGTAATTAAAGGAAGATTAATCAGAGGCACAGCtacttaaaacattaaattctCTTCAACATCATAAAGAAATAGCTGTAGAAGGCGATGTATTCTCTTGGGGAAGCTTGCACCGTATCATCCCGCTCTTctgtaaaagcattaaaatgcaaaaagatgAGCTTTGACTGACAAACTCGGAGTAACGGCCCCACTCCGGGTAGCTGTAAATCCAGAGTTAACAGCCCCTACAAACACAAAGCTGTTACCCAAAGCTGGTAAATGGATTAGCCCTGCCTGTCCTAAGGATCTGTGCAAAAATTACCATCGTGGGAGAAATGAGGTGACCTCCCAGGAGCGTCCTGACACCTCTCGTAGGCTGAGACCAGTTCTCAGGGGCGCACGGTGAGCTCAGTCTAGCTGGAAACAGGAGGCAAGTCCAGCGGTCTGCGGCGAACATCAGAACCTGAGCATCCCCATGCTTGCTGTGCATGTATATACATTGATGTACGTACAGTATTATATTGaactccatttattttcatctttctatACCTTAATTCTACATCTACCAAATAGAAGTAATAGTATCTTTTATAGAAATACTAGTATCTTTTAACCTCAAGTGCACCTCTAGTGCTGCAAAGATAAATTCATTATTGGCTATGAAGCCCCCAGATACTTAGATGATATGTATACTGAAAAACCCTATAAGGAAAATAACAACTCAGTATTCACCTCAGGATGTAAGTATtgtgataaaaatgaaatgaacaGGGTAATGAGGATTAAAAGAAATCGAGAATGGCTCCTATCTGGCCTATACACTTCACCAGAGCATTCACgttccttgaaaatatttttctgctgtaacaTGATATATAACTGTAACACTTTTGACTCCAGCATATGGATGCAAacttttctgagatttttttgttaagattttttttcttttaaatggagTGTTTCACTGAGAATGTGAACCActacagaaaagggaagaacGTGTGCGTTCAGAGGGCTCTGTAGGTCAGCAGAAGGCAAAGCGCAGGTCTGGGCAGGGGTGAGAGCCGAGGGGTGTACGTCCTCCAGAGTCGCAGGCACACGAAGGGGCACAGCAAACCTGCAAGGAGCAACTGCAGGTTGCAGGACACCGGAGAAAAGCAGGTTGTGTCCTTTTCGACTGGGAGCATCTGCCGTGCAGGGGGAAGGTGGAGATGCAGGAATACAAGTGCTCgcagggaaaagggaagtgCAGGAGGAAAATCATTTTGTGGTGAAGCTGGCGCATTAAAGGGGCTTGTTTTGGGGGACTAAGCAGCACAGAAGCGGGTAGGTTCTACATGCCTAAGGAACAGAAGGAAGATGAGAAAAGGGAAGGTTTCTATGGTGGGGAAAttacagaggaagaagagggatgAGTTTTTAGGAGCTTAAAGAGGATTTGTGGAAGCGTCTGGTACTGCTGAAATACAAGACGAGAGGCGAGCGCTTCTGGGATGGGGAACAACGTGCAGAGATGGGGTGTGAGGGGCCCCAGGGTCTGTGGGGCCACGGTGGTGGCACATGTCTCTGAGTAGGGATAAGAGCACTGGGAAGTCCTACGCCAGCAGAGAAAGGGGTACGGACAGTCCCGGAAACGCAGGGACACCGACATTTGAGGGGTCAGGTGAATTTGGAGGGTCTAAGAACCTCCAAGGAAACGTGGAGTGGGATTGGGGGAATGGAAAGAAGtactggaagaaaagaaagaatggcCAGCCCCTCCAGGGAGGAGGGAAGCTGAGCACAGGAGTGAGAAGGCAGGGACCACGAGGACAGGGAGCCATGGGCAGGCACACCCTGCCGGCTGCCGAAAGCTCGCTCCTTCAGAGCTTAACAGCCACCATTTGACAGATACTAAACCAATTTTTCCCTCCTAAGAATTAGGATAATGAGGAAATGCATGGAAGATGTAAGTGTCTAGAGAAGCTAGACAAATGATAAAACcatcacttcagaaaataagCAATACATTTAGAAGAAGAAACTGCTCGCTGGAGGGCTTGGAGAAGCCAGGCAGATGGGTGCAAGGTTTGTCTGCACGGACCAAGCCCGAGGAAAGGGTTACGAGGCTTTTGGGACAGGGTCAGGGAAATCTAAGGGGTGGAGATGTGCTGCATCAAGAAATGAGAAGGGCAGCAGTGCCCTTGGAAGGAGGGGAACCACAGAGATCAGGGTGGCCATTTCCCTCTGGTAGTTCTGTACACTTACCAGCGGGCAGTATTTGAAGGTGAGCACAAGAGGGGAAAGCACCTTCAGCTCCCAAGTACATGCTTAAAGGTGatggactaaaaaaaaaagctggagcTTAtggcaaatttattttaaaaaaaaaaaagaaaaaaaagtacaagttctcttccaaaaagcagcctggcagaagAGAACACGAAAAGAGTCATTTTGGCCTCTGCAAGGGTCATTTAGTGGGTCTGTGCAGCGAAGAAAGGGGTGTTAAGGGGCTGTTCATCCTGGAAACCCTGGGGAGCAGATAAGGGTGTTCTAAGTATCTCCAGCAAAAGCTAGGTCAGAGGTCACCCGAAGGCTGAAGCACACCTTTATTCTGGCCTGTAAGCAGGGCAAGTTTTGTGAAGGGATCCAGTTCTCCCAAGAGGAAGCACTGTAAGCAACGTGGAAGAAACTGGGCTGTACTCACGTATCCAAcaagcacagctcagctgcctgTTTTGTAAAACCTGTATCTTTTTCTGTTGCATCTCTCAGAGAGTAATTATTTGCTTAGAGCTCAGAAGAAAGATAAATCCTCTGTACTTCCCCATCACTGCCTCTCTACACCAAGTTAaggctcccagccccagcagatCCATCCCAGCACGGAGCCATCACTTCAGAGGGAAGCTGGGTCCATTGAACTAGCACTGATGCTGTGTCCCTGTGCCGCAGGCAAACCTTTCCTCTTCACCCCCACCACTCAGCTACCCTTCTGCTGAAACAAGGCGACACCATGCCCCGCTGGTGAGAGCGGAGCTCACGGCATCCTCCGATCAGGTTTAAGACCTGTCCATTTAAGAACAGTATAGCTGAGGCTTTTCTCCCACCAAAACTGAAGGCATCAGGATGAAGCAGATCCTCTGGGCGCTGCACGTCTAAAGACAGAGCTTGAATTCCTAAGGAGAGGTATGAAGAACTGCTCTGCCACAGTCTTGGTCTTGCTCTTAGTGTGCACATTTAAATCCAGGTTTTGTCCAGGGTAGAAGACTCCGCAGGGGCAGCAGAGACGCCGGTGCTTTAAAGGATGGCACCTCAGAAGGCAAGACCCCAGCAGAGCACGGTAAACGCCTACTGGAGGATCTGTAGCTAGACAGGCAACTCTCCGCAAACAGACTCAGGAGCTGGTTGCAGCCCTGGGGCAACTGCCAGCAGCATGgccggcccagcccagccccctgcccagcgcTGGAAAGCCAGCACCAAGCCCCTAGGTCTGGCTCGGGACAGCAGCGAGCTGGAGTCAGCAGGCTGGGAACGCGTCTGTGCAAGGAAGGGCTCTCCCTGCCCCTACACGGACAAGGCTGAGAGCCAACAGGACGTAACCTGGCAGGAACTGCAGCCCAGCAAGTTCATTCTGGTCACGCAGGCCTGAGCCGCACTGCAGTTCAGGCTATGCGTGCCCACTGATCCGCCAGCCACACGGCCACCCGCCGCCCCAGGGAGGCTTCCATCCTTCAGAGAACGAGCCTTGCCGCGCCGCTCGATCCTCCGCTGCCCGTGCTGCCCACTGCCCCGGTGCGGCTTACGGCCGGGCAAAAAGCAGAACCACAAGCCCCAGCGAGTACTTTTACAGCCTGAGGTTTGTAAGAGCAGGGGCAGATAAAGGCACAAGCACCTCGTTTTAAAAGAAGTGCACTGGACAAAGCTCTGTCATTTCTTTTTGATGAGCTCCAAGCGTACAGCGATGCAAAACGAGCGGGCGCTTACCTTCACTCCAGCCATGCGCCAGGACACGCTGCAAGCAGCGCCCTACCCTCGGAGGTCTCCACTTGGATCCTGAACGCTTACCCGACAGCAATGGAGAATTGTTTTCTGGGTTTAAGGCTAGGTTATCGAAAACcaaaggcagcacagcctgAGGAACCAGAGCTACCAGTAACACTCCCACTGGGGAGACCACCTCCCCGTTCAGCACACGGAGGGTCAACACCTGGTAGCTGGCAGCGGAGCTGCTCGGGCACCCAGtcccccagagctgctgttcaTACAACGCGCTACAGACTTACCAGAGTCAGCCCAGCACACTGTTCCAGTGCAACTGGAACCACCACTGGTACAATGGACACCCAGCCCCTGCTGAGGGCCAGAGCTTCAGGTGGGTGTAACAGTATGGAAGCGACAAAAGAGAATAACCATGTACCAAAGAGTTTGGcatcccccacccctccccacccactGACAGACCAGACAGACTCAGTAAGGTGGTGAATCGTGTTTCTTAGAGACCATTTCAAGTACATGAGCCGATTACTACAACATGCCAGAGGAGATTACAGTTTATAGAGGAAGGAAATAAACTGCATGTGCGTGAGTGGCTGTAATGCTGTGGGCAGCAGAGTCCCTTGCTTTTTTACTCGGAGGGCcttggtgatatttttttttttttgcccatgCACAGAGATATAAAGGGAAAGGGAGCAGAAGAGGCAACACACAACatctaagaaaaagaaatggaaaagacagCCTAGGGGGACCTCGGCCCccagaagaacaggaggaacaGGGCATCAAAGCTCATTTAGAAGAGTTCAAGAGAACTGCTGGTCTGGGGGCCTCAAGCTCGTATGCCCACCCCCTACAACGATAGCAGCAAGTAGTACAAGCAGGCCCTGGCTCCTCTTCAGTAGATGCACTTCTGACCGTCCATCACATCTCAGTTCCACAGGGAATTAGGGAAGTGCTCAGGGGACGAGGGCTGCTTCACTCCAGATCTTCATCTCTGCCCTCACCCAAGGTGGAGGGGGATGGAATCGCAGGGAGATGAACTCAGCGTAAATGAAATGCTGGGGCATGGAAGTGTGCATGCAAAACCTAGCCCCTTCCCAGGCGCCctgtgaggaggaaggggcCTCTACAGCACACCCAATGAAACTAAAAAGCATCCACTCCTCCCGCCTTTTGTACTTCACTCCCATCTGGGATCTCCAGTGATgttctcccctgcctccccacgtCCCCTTAAGCCTAGACAGATCCCAGTGTATTCTAGAACTGAGGTagagctttttaaattaaaggaatGCCCTCTTTCCAGTCTAGATTACAGACTACAGCTCagcttgtaaaaataattttaaaaaagggagagaCAGGAGGCACATTCCTCAGAAGACTCCACAGAAACCAAGGAACAGGGCAAGTCATTTAACCCCAAGTTTGACAACACATTCAAGAAATTCACAGCTCTTATTTTTGACAGAGGAGAACAAGAGGATTGTGGCTTTCTGTAAGCAGCTTTCCACACTGCAAGTTTACTCCCAGCAGAGGCCACCTTGGATCTAAATTCAAGAGTACCCACAGCGAGTAGGAGGATTTCAGTTGGACAGGCACGATCTCTAGAGATCCAAGCTGCCAAATGGGGACATTTGATGTCACTTTGCAATATCCATGCCCAGAGCAGCATTTCCCTTTCAATCCCTGGCTAACCGCTCCAAGTATTCTCTAACTCCTGCTGAAAGTTAGGGCTTTGTGGTAGCACAAACAGAACAGATACTCTTAACCAGAAAGCTGCATTGCTCCTTCAGTCTGATCAGGCATacctccagcctcctccaccTGCTGCGCAGTGGGCTTCCTTTGACATTCAACCAAGTGACACGAAAGCAACACACCTGTTCCCATTCTGCCACTACCCCAAACTCTTCCAGGAAGCTACAAGGTAGTAGAAAGCCACAGCGTCCCAGCTTGTGTCTGCATAGATGAAAAGAGTATTTGACACACTCCACCAGACTCCTTACTGTTGTTCTTTTGTTCCTTCTGGCAGGAGCCTTTACTCCCACGTGTACCGTTTAGATAGTAACAAACCTCCTTTCACTTAACTCTTCAGTCTGTTGCACTTGACTGAGGTAATCATGTAGGCTCTCCTTTATAACAACTGAAATGGCTATGTTCAGACAGCAAGTCATCTGAAAATAACGACAGGCAGAATAAATCACTTCAAGTGCTCAGCTCTCCATGGCTAGAGAAGTCTAGATCACTACCTCTAGCTCAGTCAGATGTCTCACAATCACCAACCAACATAAACTAGCCTTTATTTCAGAAGCTCAATGAAAAGCTTAAGTCATGCTACCACTCTTTTTAGGCAGAACACTAAAGCCTCATGTGCTGAAGTCCTTCATCCCCAAAGGCACTGCGTTAAGGCATTCTTATTTTGCTAGAGTCCACACAGGCACTAATTGACAAGCTCACACCCGAAAATAAACCACAAGAATTCCCTGCAGAAGAGTAGGAGCAATAGCTATCCGCTCCTCCTCTactccccctcttcctctaaaTGCAAGATGACCCTCCctaaagctgcagcagctgttgaaGAGTCTAACCATGTTCAGTAGAGCGCTTCAGAATCCTATACGGaagacaaattaaaaccaataaAGAAATCAATGAAGAAGCTAggtggaagggaaggggaggaaagatTCAGGATAAGAAGAAACAGGCAAGGTGACAGGGGACAGTAAGTTGCAGACGGAAGGAGCTACCTTCAAGTAAAAAAGTAGACTGGAGACAAAgcaataggaaaaagaaaaaggaaagaacaaaagggCAAGTTACACCAAAGGTCCCTCAGAGCCCTCCAAATCCCCCACCAGGGAAGGGACTGGCCAACCCACCCACTCCAGGGTAAATGCCCCTCATACTTACAGGTTTACCTGACCCGGCagacaaaattttccatttctagagTGACGACCACCCCCAATTCCTTCTGTTATTATGTAAGGTGTACCATTTCCACAGCAAGCTGAGAGTTCCAGCACCACCATTACCTCCCTTCCCCAAGGACTGAAGGTAATGCTTATGCACCTAAGACCCTCCAGATCTCAAAccaaaaaaggaagagttttaAGTACTCTAGAGCTGGTGCTTCTTCACCTTTGATCCTGGGCGTTTTGGTACTTACTTAcaatcaccaccaccacaatgGCACAAATCACTCCCATCATGATCATCATCTGGAGAGAGAGATTGTCAAAGAGTAAAACTCAGAACAGATGGACAACTTCCCATTTTCCCTGATAGCCACCAAACATAAGCCAGACCCTGCAAGTAGGACAGCGCCATGGCCCCAAATTCTTTCCACAGCAAAAGAATCCTAAGCATTTGAAACCATTAAGTCCCAAGTATCCTCTCAAAGCCCTGCAGGAGACAGCTAGCCCAGTTTCCTTCTGACAAAGGACATGATGGTGCTAGGAAACTCACCTTGCAGTTCTTCCACCAGTACTTCCTTTTGAGTTTTGCTGCGCTACTTTCAAATTGTGAGGCACCAGCCTGAAGTGCATCTGCCCGGTCATCTAGCTCTGACAGCTTCTGGTCTCGTTCCAGCACCTTGTCTACATTTACACACATTATATCAACTACCTGCAGAGGGAAGAATAGAAGCAGCAGTTGTTTTGGTAAAGAGAGGTGAAAAAGAGTAACTTGGCCAGTAACTAACACTGAGATACTAACAAGTGGAAACCCTGAACAAGGTAAAAAGGTCAGGGGATGAAACAGCTTTCAAGTTATTGCCTACTTtgaagtggaggaaaaaaaaaaaaaaatcctagacCTCCTGTTGAAGTATTGGCTTAAGTACACTTTAAACCGGGTTTTCAGCCCCACATTCTCCTGGTTTTAGAAGCCCTGAAATACAGCAAGCCTAAGCCACAGCCCTCACGAGGGCAACCACCCGCTGCCTCCCcaagaactgcaaaaataatGTGGAGCTACATGCTGGTGTCCCAGCAAGGCACACGGGCACCACTGCACAGCCCCGCTCCACCCAACCCTGGGCACACaggccagccccccccccacagcagccctgccggtgggcaggcagggacccGAGCAGCTCGGGGTGCCACACAGCTTTGCACCCACACTTGGCACGACAAAGACGCACCATACCAGCTACCAAAAATCTAACAGGGCTGCTCCTTAGAGGTCGTATCTGGATTTAAGCTGCTTTGGAACAGAAACTGATCTCTCTCACAGCCCTTTTAGAGCTCTGCCATCACACTAGGAGTATTGATGTGTCTGTGGCATTGGCGTGAGAAGAGCGGCCACTCACACAGCCACAGACACCTGTCAGGACCATCGCTGCTGCAGAGCGGGAGGtgaggagcccaggctgcctccGGGCTGCCAGCGCGGCTGGCAGGGCTACCAACCTCCTTCACTTGGGCCTGCGTCTGCTGCAGCCGGCGGTTACTGCTCAGATTGGGGGGGGACTGCGCGGGGGGACCCCCACCAGGGGGACCCCCACCTGGGGCAGCCCCTTCGGGGGCCCCGggagcaggctgctgagctggaTCAGACCTAGGGAGCcacacacaaagagaaaaaaacagtcagggggacagaggggaccccccaaacccccccaCTCCCGTGCCTTCCCCTGCTggggcagtgccagcagcagccccgagGGCCCGCACGCCCCGGGGCGAGCTCGGGGgggccggccggccggccccggggcgggcgggggggcgcgggtAGGGCCGTGCCCGCCGCTGCAGCCTCCCGGTGGCCGGAGGTGCCGCAAGGACCAGGGAGAGCGGAACGGGACGGGCCGCACCGACGGGAAGACGCGGCAGCCCCCGGGCGCCTGGACACGGCGATGGCAGCCGGCTGGGTGGTGGAGCGACGGCCCCACGGACCACCCGTGGGGCAGAGCCCAcgcacccacagcaccccacgCACACGCGGGACCgcccggggcgcgggggcggtGCGAGCAACCTGCCTGCGGCTGCTGCAATGCGCCACTCAGCCCCGCCGGCTGCCAGGCCGCCGGCTCCGCGGGCCCggtcccaccaccacccacctcACCCACACCGCTCCAGCCGCGACCATGCCGCCCACTCACATCGCCGAGGCAGACCACGACCCCCAGGCACGCCGCAGCGGGTAGGTCCGACCCGCACCCTAACCGCACTCCACCAACCACACGCCCACCGCCGGGGCCCCTATTTATAGGAGGTGAGACCCCGCCCCCTAGAGCCAACAGCCAATCAGAAGTAGCCGCACGAAGGGAACGCGCCCGCAGCCCTATACTAGCACCGCCTTTCTGCTCCTCCGCAGCCAATCAGTGCCCCGCGGCCTTGCCGGGGGGAGGAGCCCTGTGAAGCCGAGTCCCACCCCTTCCCTGGCGCCAGACCTCCGAGAGGACAAGCCCCGCCCCGCTGTGACTCACCCTTGGGACCGCCCAATGGGAGCAGGGCC
Encoded proteins:
- the VAMP1 gene encoding vesicle-associated membrane protein 1 isoform X2, which gives rise to MSDPAQQPAPGAPEGAAPGGGPPGGGPPAQSPPNLSSNRRLQQTQAQVKEVVDIMCVNVDKVLERDQKLSELDDRADALQAGASQFESSAAKLKRKYWWKNCKMMIMMGVICAIVVVVIVIYFFT
- the VAMP1 gene encoding vesicle-associated membrane protein 1 isoform X1, whose protein sequence is MSDPAQQPAPGAPEGAAPGGGPPGGGPPAQSPPNLSSNRRLQQTQAQVKEVVDIMCVNVDKVLERDQKLSELDDRADALQAGASQFESSAAKLKRKYWWKNCKMMIMMGVICAIVVVVIVSKYQNAQDQR